The DNA window gcagcttgcaacagttgcaagctgTTGACTTTCAAATTGATTGACAGTCTAAGCGGCTTAGGCAGCGACTGCAATGCCAATGGTTTAATTACTTAAAGGGTAAAGCAGCTTAACGTTAGATGAAAAACAATAGCAGAGTGAAATGTTTTAACGGCATAAATTGCCGTTAATTAAAAGATCACTGTAGCCAACtgatgaacagcagcagcagcagcagctgccagagcCTCATTCGCCAGGCAATGACAATTGTTAGCTAAAGGTGTAAACTGAACGAGAAGCAGAGAGCGGGAGGGTAGCAGGGGGTAGCGCATTTgggtgcagctgctgctgaaccGGTCTGGCGCGTGTCCCCACAGCTTAGCGAGCTTaccaattggcaattggctgGTTGCCTGGTTGCCTGGCCTGCCGCTTGGCTCTTTCACTTCGTCTGCTTCGTTGCTCCTGTTGCTTTTGcacaaatgaattaattaaacaactgACTTAAGCGACAATGACGCAGGGCCATTAACATTAACGGCAATTTGCAGCAGTCAGCGGCAGTCAgagcagctgtagctgcagctttttgttttagcataatttatttttttggtattgAACAGCATTGGGcttatttaaaagtattgCTTGTCCAGACGCTGGCGCTCCTCCTTCTTCTTGCCCTCGTCCATCATCGCTTCGAGCTGTCGCTCCTGTCGTGCATTCAGCGCAGTCACATTGATATCGCGTGTAGCACGAAAGCGTCCACAATTATTCAGATGCTCGTTCTCCAATCTAATATAGTTCCATATAAAACGCCTGCTCAATCAATGCTTtagcaaatacatttttttgtctTGTATTTGTGTATTGGCAACTCACCGCGTTATTTCCAAAAATCCGCCCATTGTCTTTACCGCATACGGCGAGACGATCTTAAAGTATAGCAGCGTAAACTCCAGCGCCCAATAGCAGCGCAATATGAAATTCTCAACGATTACAAAGTAGTAAAAGTATTGGGGATAAACGAGTTGCTTGCGCAGAAATAAATGCTCGCCACGCCAGATCTGGAATAGACCGAAATCCCGTATAACATCCCACGCATAACAGTAGCCGGTGGACACAATGTAACTGGTGATAAAGAGCCAGGTATAGGGATTGCTAAACGTGTTTGCATAGCCATCTGCAGGAGACTGCCAGAAagtcagttgttgttgttgtgtgtgttttggaaTAATCGATTAATCGATAGATATTGCACGCAATGCGGGTgtaacatatatatgcatataaatatatgaacaACATTTATATCGATCAGCTATAgctaaatattgaattattgCATACTTACTGTATGTAAGTTAATtacttatcgatactatcgatatgtTATCtgatataaatgtaaaaattattaaatgctccTAAAACGATCAATTTGATATGAACAACATTTACATCGATATGCCataataagcttaaatatcaaattattgcatactatcgatagtagaTCATATCtgatatttacaaatatagcAACACATGTAAATTGTCTTAAACTTTGTCAATTGATCGCAACTTATGTGttcaaattttcaatattctACATAATGTTGTTATATAGTCAATTCAATTCATGGCATGAATTAACTCGAAACAATTACgcatcgatactatcgatatgtTTTGCCATTTGTGATATTTTTTGTCTACTTTACCATCTGTGCGCTTGCGCAATGTGCTGAAGAGCACCACAAAGAAGGTGGTGGAGTATTTGCCCGCATTGACCAGATAGCTGAGCGACTTGGAGCCGCTGTCGCGAAAGCGTCGCAAGCATTGCGCGAATCGAaaccaggcaggcaggcacttGGATATGGGCGCAAATATATCCTCAGCAAAGCAGGGATTGAGATTTGTATAGCGTCGCCAGCAAATGATAAAGAATCGCGCTATATAGTAGTAATCGGCCACACAATTGGCCAGCGAATTCATCTGGTCGCCCATCCAGAAATCGGCAAAGCCCACATAATGAAATGGCGCACTGATGACGCGACCCACCAGCTTGATGGTCCACCAGCGTGCCGGCCAGTTCATAATGGGCAAGGGATTGATGAGCAGCGTTACCATGATGAGCGTTAGGGCGAGCGGAAACACAAATGGATCAGGGACATGCAGCAGATCGTGAAAGAGAAAGCCGAGCATGGAGAGCGTCCAAAGTATGCCGAATGTGGAGGCGATTTCCAAAAAAGTTGCAGGCAGCAAATGACTGCGCGGATCGATTTCAAAGATGAGCACATGGTTGATGCCAAATCTGCGCCAGCCTGCCACATTGGCGGCCATGTAAAAGTTGAAGATGACCCAGGTGAAGGGACCGCGATAGAGACATAGAAATGCGGGCAGATTAGCGGGAACGGGCGGACGTCGCATATCTAAGCAGTGaaattaagttgttgttgttatcgatactatcgataggcACTTACAGCTTAGTATagtgatgagcagcagcattaggAACATGCCCAGCGTTAGACCAGCGCGAAAAACAATGCGTGGCGGCGATGGTTCCCCAAGCGGTGGCACACGCAGCTTGGCCATAGCCTGAGCACGATCTCCAGCCGCTAAGTGCTCCGTATACAAATCCTCCACCTCGCTGACAATGCGTCGCAGCGGCGCATAATCGGTAAACGCAATTGTGCCCAAACTACGTTCCAGCCACTGCATGCCACGCGTCGACTTCAAGTACTTGTCGTACTTTTTGCAGATCTTACGAAATCCCGTTTCATTCAATGCTTGGAAGTtctgcagcagcaccagcatcAAATAGAACTCACTGTAGGCAATGCGCAGCTGCCGCGGCGTCATCATTTTGCGCTTCTCCGCCGCATTGCTGCGttgcccactgtgcagcgATTGAAAGCTCCCGGGGTCATGATCATGATGCACACGCATTGtgtccagcagctgcagcttgagcgTCGCATGCTTGCGCCTCGCCTCGGCAAGCTTCTCCAGAAAGAAATTGTTGACGCGCGTCAGCTCCACCTGGCACTCGGCAAAGAACTGCTCCTCGAATTGCTTGTAATAGGCAGAGATTTCCAATTGCGTGGCATGCTCCGGACGCGGTGCTTGCTCCACGCCGCGTCGTATTAGCGCTTTCAGCATCTACAGAGACAGTTGGGTGGGGTTAGCAACTGAGCTGCGGACTGCGTGGTTAGCTCACCGTATAGCGCATATACTGCTGACGCCACTCAATTGTCAAATGCGACTCAAAGGTCTTGCCAAATTTCATCTTCTTCAGCTCGGCTCAATTATCGTCTCTCctttaatacaataaattctGACATCTTTCTCCAAGCCACAACGACGAGTCCGAGTCTGACTCTCGACCCTTATGAAGTTCACACGCGCACAAATCAGTTTAGCAGAACGGTCTTGGCTTTTTGGATTCTTTTGCGAACTTCCTGTTCAAGTCGAGTGTGAGtcacttgcaacattttgtgtcAACACTTAACAAACTGAACAAAGCAATAATTTCAAGTACAGTAAACACTCTTGACTTGCGACTTAAGTTTGCGAAACGTAGCTcgatgcaacaaaatgttataaataatttaactaacaaacaaaagttgacaTGCGGCAATTGTTGTCGGAATTCCGGATTCCGTTGGCACTTTTATGGTTTTGCCTATGAGCAGCCACCTACGACAAATTGCCGCTAGACGCTTGCAAGACGCAGCAACGCTCGGTGGGTGGGTGGAGGCGGTTGGCAGCTTGGCGGTTGGTTGGGCAGgtgttgcaaaaataaaaccacaAAGTGCGCAAAATGTTCTCAAGCATCTGTCACtgttatttataacttttagttgcttgttgttattcttgttCTCGTTGCTGGTGTCATTGGCTTGAGATTGCATTACAGCATTTACAGTTAGTCGAGCAGTcgagcagagcaacaaagctcaacttaattattttagttgcttgcaatttgaactgcacttaaatgaaataaatttcatactCATTGTATTGTTTATGAACAAGTAAAAGTTTCAATAAATAGTTAGCaacttatgcttatgcttattaaagcaacatttttgttgtaatatttAGTACAACACTTCAAATGTTttgattaataaaatgaaagtaaatCAATATAATACTTAACTTATTGCACTAATTTATGAAGCTTGAACCTTAAGCTGGAActtcaaatcaatttgattgGATTGTTCGGTATGCATTGAATTGAATCTTTGATTGCAAATGtgaattgttaatatttatttaaatgatgcTATTAAGTAATCaatcatttgttgctgccaccgccgcagggcaaagcagcgctgcaattGAGGTCAACAGTTGCCGCCCTGAAAATTCATTTGACTGTGCCACACATGAAGTTGCCACAGGCCAAactgaattgaatttgaatttgcagctAATGCTGGGAAAAAGGAACTGCCGAGCAGGAAGCGCTTCCTTTGTAGGGCTGGCTAACTGGGCTGGCTAATCTTAGTCAGTGCTAAGAGTTAAGTTAAGAACTGTTTGGCTTGTTGGCAGCTGCATAATGAGCATCATTTTGAGTTAGCTGCCACTTCCTGGTGCCCTGTGACAATTGGAAAGCGGAAGTGGTGCAGCTTTGTCGCCCAGCAGTAGCCACCACCACCCAACGCTCAactctgagctgagctgaactgaactgagctgagctacgCAATCAAAGCGAGTGGCAACTtccgtttgctgctgccgctaacTGCAAATTAGCAACTCGCTTATGCTGACAATGTGCAAGGCAATTGATATGCCTAgaagttgttgccactgccactcaAAAGCTTCCGTGCCACAATGCGGCAAGTTACGGCATTCAGTTCGTAATTACAAATGTCAGAGCAgcgcttcagcttcagctgctgctgctgcagctcttgGCCAATTGGCATGCGTAATTGGCTAATTGGAATGATCGATTGAATGATTGCTGTATTGCAACAtccgatacacacacacagagcgagcgagagagcgagagagtgagcgagcggGCGCGACCAACAGCAGCGCTCGGAGCTCATTAATCATTTGGCCTTCTTATTTCATTTCCCATTTTCCAGTTTtcgttaaatataaaaataatagccCCGATAGCACTAAATGttgcttgcattaaatttttttttgtttttttttttttccaagcagcttaacatggcatcaagctgcagcttcgaTGGTGGTCAACCTAAAGCGTAGGTGGACcacacatgcaacaagcgggtaatgcacacacacacacacacacagacaaacacacacacacacacacacacgcacacacatgtgtgtacgCTTGTTAGCTCATTTCGTTTCAGCCATTTCACCAAACAAAGCAGTGAACGAAACTAGAGCAAACTTGCTAAAAATTTGCTACGCACAGTGGAGCAATAAGCGTGCGCtaaatgttgaaaaattacacaaaaattaaattaaaattttgtagaTTTGgcatatgaaattttaattaaaatgtttttaaatttgcaaaaactattgcaaatattttgcaccactgtgctgcagactatattgaaaaataatagtGTAATAGaattttgctcttttttttagttttagtttggcataaaaaaaagtaatttaaatatatttcgcaccactgtgcagGCTGTGCTGAAGCATTAAACAGTTCATAGcgtttataaaaatgcaattttgtattttttaagtatttaccAAAACTAAAGTAGCTTGCAAATActttttgcaccactgtgccgGCGGCTACTTATTCGAAAGCACTCAAATTGCTGCACCTgtattttgcttgctgcttgattatgattattatcAGCACACAAAACACTTATGTtgcacgaaaaaaaaaacgaaaaaaaaaaagacgaaatcagcaattgttgcaaggCAGCGCTTTCTTGGTGGGGCAGGAAATGAGTAAAATtctttaagcaacaattacagccgaaaaaaaagagaaagagaaagagaaagagcaaaCTATTCTAGTCGCTTTCACCTTTGAGCGGCGGCGTCACTGACTTTGCTACagttttacaatattttgagTTGTCTTGCCACTGACCGGGgcatgcaactgctgctgcatactAATTGAAAAATGGCCACAATATATAACAAGCGGAAGTGCAACATATTCCGATTTGTGTGCGCATTTAAATTCCAAACTCGATTCGAATTTGAGGTTTTGTGGCTTTCCGCGCGTTAATGTCTCAATTAGTGGCAAATACAACACAAATTGAGGCATCTATGCTGCCCGCCCCACAATGTGGCCACTAATGATGGCCCAAGCTATGCGCAGTAGCCTCAACTAATGCAAGTAAGTAAATCAAGTTGAAAACGCAAgcggcaaataaattgcataagcaataaaaattaatattaaaattgcagcaatttatttaatatttattataaatttataagccaaaatgcaaagcaaagcttgtttataaaatcaaaataatgctaaacttataaataaattaaatatgtattgaAGCTAAGTTGCAAAATTATCaatttaagctataaaaactattaaatactaactatttaatattctatgaagaaaatataataacaaagaATATTAATGTTCGACTGCAGCAGAAATCAAAAAAAgctaagcttataaataaattaaatatgtattgaagccaaaatgcaaaatgttgaatttaagttagaaatattttaaacagttggctgttatttaatattttaagaatattaaagctttcaatttacaataaaaaaaactatatttggtatatttaaattaaaagtttgcttaCTATTGAAACCAAAATGGAGCCGGGAGCttaatttacatattcaaATGGGcgttcatttaattaaaaattttgatttcatatttGAGCTTGAAAGTTTTAGCTGTAGcctattcaaaatttaataagctgcaaattagattggaattcatttcaaattttatttcgtACTTGTTATTTATGCAGATGATATTAATAAATACCGTTAGGCTAGCAAGCTGcgtattttacaatttatgcaactgcaacttgcgTTGATTAGTTCATTAGCTAAGCAAAACACTTAACTTAGTTGCGActgcttcttttttattgAAGACTAATTAAAGCTGCGGCAAAGCCAAACCAATTTCAAATACTTGCCACATAACATTCTGAGCGACTTTCGACTTTCACAGTAAGTTGAGTTGAGCTGAGCGactaattaaaacattaattgtGTATGCGATgggccagcaacaaaaacaaaaacaaaaaccacaacaacaacaacaacactttccATTAGACTACTGTGGCTACTAATAGAGACGCCTATTTgcgctggcagcggcggcggcgatcACTTGGGCGCGCATACAACAAAAGACTTAAGACACGAACTCGTTGCAAAAGGTTCATTGAACATGCGTTCGTCGCAATGAACAAAAAAGACAAGCGGACAACTTTCGAATTGCTTTAcatgttgctcttgttgttgttggtggttaCAATTACCGGTCAGCAAACATTGAAAATTACGCGCTGcgcatacaaaatgaaaatttatatatggcAAAGTAAAGTTCGACATTTTGGCCATGAAAATTGCAGATCGTGTgcatgtttaaaaataaattaacaatacaCTGtgcgaaaagcaaaacaaaaatgcagtttgagccaattaaattgaagcattgctacaaatttaaataaacagcttgcttatgtgtgtgtgtgtgtgtgtgtgtgcgtgtttatgAAACACGCATTTGTAAAACTAAGCAAagccaccaacagcagcatttCTTGCTAAGCGCTGCCCCATCCTCCGCTCTAGGCATAAGCAACCCCCAATTGAGCACGGGAAAGGAAACAGTCGCTCACATGGCTaagaactgcagcagcagcagcagcagcagaagttaAAGAAGTTGGCAGCAAGTTTTTCACAGGCGATGCCGTCAGGCGTAACCAAGACACAGCGCCGTTTGTTGCAAGCCACTGCAACTTGGTAGCACATTCAAcatgcctttttttttgtattggcCTTAACACTTGGCCAAAGCGAAGCGCTTGTTGTTTCAGTTTTagattttagttaaataaatgtaagcattaaacataaaaacataacTGCGcacatttcattaatttaaattttgaattagtTAATGTATAAACATTGCTAacgtattatatatattttttataaatttccaATCAAAACTTGTCAATAAATTTCTGCAATATTTGCAgagcttgcaatttatttatttttactgaattgtttttcattttttaagcaaagcaaagttgaattaaaaatttatcaatttgttattatgtattttcgaaatatgtttgtatattaatttttttaaatatttttttaattgctttaatttacaaatttctagtataattgttcaattttttcaatttgctattatatattttgttactgctactaatataaattaaataacttttaaatgtcaaataaaaaaatatatattggacttaatatgtatatttttttataaatttcccATCAATTAATTTCTGCAATATTTGCAgagcttgcaatttatttatttttactgaattgcttttaattttttaaaattattgttaaaaatttatttatattttttttgaatatttttttaattgctttaattttaatttacaaatttctaGTATAactgcaaaatttttaaatttcctaCAAATATAAGTTCAGCAAcctttaaattttctttttacttggaaatatttatttatatatttcataataataattaattaattaattaattaattatttagattatttaatatttaataaattctcaAATTAATGAAAGAGTATAAattgtgcgtttttttttgctgcgtttttctattttttctttttggcaattCAGCTCagttcgctcgctctcactctcagcCTGAGCGACTGGACCTATCAAATTCATATTAGCTGGCAGCCAAGCAGAAAgccaaactaaactaaactacgGCTCAGCAagtgactgtctgtctgtctgtcttctCTAGCTGCGCCTGTCTAGCCGCTTGTCTGGCTTATCGTGTGAACTAatctaagcaacaacaacaacaacaacagctataGATACAGCTACTACAGCTGTAGCTATAGCTGTGAAATGATGTGCGAATATATGAGCATAATAtgctgtctatatatatagtctatatatatatcatgcAGCGCTGCGTCAGGCTTTGAACTAATTGTCTTGACCGTCGCACTGAAATTGAAGCCAGAGAAAATGCGATGactgcttattgttgttgttgttgttgttgttgctgttgttgttgttgctactttattacaccacacacactcgcCCAAGAAGTTTTGTCGACTTTATGTCTTATTATGtgcgctttttgctgcttcttagtttatttatggtgcttcttcttctttttttgtcgTCAAGGGTCTCTGTCTTGTCCGTTGCAGTTGAGTGCGCGCGACTTtggccaaaagaaaaaaaaacacattaaaaGCATATCAAGTGAAACCATCAAGCGTTTTCTCAGcgtctcagtcgcagtcgcagtcgcagtctcagttGCTGGCTTCGCTTCCCGCTTGTTGcaagtgaagcagcagcagcaacacttgagCGTTGCgcgtattttgtttaaacaaatatttgtactttTGATTATTGTTAATGTCCATCAATGCCACAAGCTCGAATTGAGTCTTGGGGCTTGCCATTGTTCTCAGttgtgtggctgtggctgctgacACGCCCGCAAAGATTTCAAATGGGAGCACTTGGGGCACGCGCAATTAGATTTTAAACTTAGTCTACTGGGCCGCACCTCGCAGCCAGCCACGCCCCTAAAGCAGCTACTAGTCGTTATGTGTGTTGTCTCTTGAGTAATTGGCACAGCACATAAAACTCGcctagtttataaataataaaaaacgtgatttatttcaaaataaacttatattGGCTTTGGCTCGCGCTCTGACTCATGCTGCGGGCGCTCAAACTTTAAATGCAGCCAGGATAAGCGTTGagtagttaaaaaaaaaaaataaataaaaaaaaaaatatgaaaaatatagaaattcaaatgtaaacaaatatttatgcgtgtTATGGCACTTTGTTGATTTAGCTATGAATGAAATTTTAGCTATAAGtcaaaaattgcaagcaatcaACTTGTGCATTCGCTTTgaattataaacttaaattaaaaagtaattaatatgtaaaataaaaatataataaaaagtttgccACATCAGCATTAGATTTTAAGAATTGCTCATAACTATTagtgcttatttttttttctattttgtatttaatattaatttgttattattattaattactttgcttttttatttttatttttaatattattagcttatatttattattagtattactTTCGTTGAAAATTTAGTTGAAGTAATTGTCAAatctagctataaaatagccaaattttgcacacactatttaatttaatatgtaaaataaGAATCTAATAAAACGCTtgag is part of the Drosophila busckii strain San Diego stock center, stock number 13000-0081.31 chromosome X, ASM1175060v1, whole genome shotgun sequence genome and encodes:
- the LOC108606501 gene encoding xenotropic and polytropic retrovirus receptor 1 isoform X1, with amino-acid sequence MKFGKTFESHLTIEWRQQYMRYTMLKALIRRGVEQAPRPEHATQLEISAYYKQFEEQFFAECQVELTRVNNFFLEKLAEARRKHATLKLQLLDTMRVHHDHDPGSFQSLHSGQRSNAAEKRKMMTPRQLRIAYSEFYLMLVLLQNFQALNETGFRKICKKYDKYLKSTRGMQWLERSLGTIAFTDYAPLRRIVSEVEDLYTEHLAAGDRAQAMAKLRVPPLGEPSPPRIVFRAGLTLGMFLMLLLITILSYMRRPPVPANLPAFLCLYRGPFTWVIFNFYMAANVAGWRRFGINHVLIFEIDPRSHLLPATFLEIASTFGILWTLSMLGFLFHDLLHVPDPFVFPLALTLIMVTLLINPLPIMNWPARWWTIKLVGRVISAPFHYVGFADFWMGDQMNSLANCVADYYYIARFFIICWRRYTNLNPCFAEDIFAPISKCLPAWFRFAQCLRRFRDSGSKSLSYLVNAGKYSTTFFVVLFSTLRKRTDVSCRWLCKHV
- the LOC108606501 gene encoding xenotropic and polytropic retrovirus receptor 1 isoform X2; amino-acid sequence: MKFGKTFESHLTIEWRQQYMRYTMLKALIRRGVEQAPRPEHATQLEISAYYKQFEEQFFAECQVELTRVNNFFLEKLAEARRKHATLKLQLLDTMRVHHDHDPGSFQSLHSGQRSNAAEKRKMMTPRQLRIAYSEFYLMLVLLQNFQALNETGFRKICKKYDKYLKSTRGMQWLERSLGTIAFTDYAPLRRIVSEVEDLYTEHLAAGDRAQAMAKLRVPPLGEPSPPRIVFRAGLTLGMFLMLLLITILSYMRRPPVPANLPAFLCLYRGPFTWVIFNFYMAANVAGWRRFGINHVLIFEIDPRSHLLPATFLEIASTFGILWTLSMLGFLFHDLLHVPDPFVFPLALTLIMVTLLINPLPIMNWPARWWTIKLVGRVISAPFHYVGFADFWMGDQMNSLANCVADYYYIARFFIICWRRYTNLNPCFAEDIFAPISKCLPAWFRFAQCLRRFRDSGSKSLSYLVNAGKYSTTFFVVLFSTLRKRTDDGYANTFSNPYTWLFITSYIVSTGYCYAWDVIRDFGLFQIWRGEHLFLRKQLVYPQYFYYFVIVENFILRCYWALEFTLLYFKIVSPYAVKTMGGFLEITRRFIWNYIRLENEHLNNCGRFRATRDINVTALNARQERQLEAMMDEGKKKEERQRLDKQYF